A stretch of the Sinorhizobium alkalisoli genome encodes the following:
- a CDS encoding ABC transporter permease, with the protein MRFERREHRSVALVIATPVLAVLCALALSGVLIAIAGAPVMEAYWRILVGAFGSRLSATETLTRASPLILTGLAAAVAFRARLWNIGGEGQFYLGAIAVAAASSHLLGGLAPAVQIPLLLVVAAAAGIVLLLVPLWLRLRFSVDEVVTTLLLNFVAVLFVSMLIDGVLKDPMAFGWPQSQPVADAAILPKLLARSRLHIGLVIALALAAAVHLLQSRTVFGMQSRAAGLNPTGAVFAGVPLGRTLVKVACISGGLAGLAGALEVMGVQGYVTKDLSPGYGYSGIVVAMLANLHPLGVVLAALFTAIMFVGADGMSRSMGIPSYIADVTVALSLISMLVGVFFTQYRIRR; encoded by the coding sequence ATGCGCTTTGAACGACGCGAACATCGTTCGGTCGCACTGGTGATCGCGACGCCCGTCCTTGCCGTTCTCTGTGCGCTGGCTCTGTCGGGCGTCCTCATCGCCATTGCCGGCGCGCCCGTCATGGAAGCCTATTGGCGCATTCTCGTCGGCGCTTTCGGGTCACGGCTTTCGGCGACGGAGACCCTGACGCGCGCGAGTCCGCTCATTCTGACCGGCCTCGCCGCGGCCGTCGCGTTCCGGGCGCGGCTCTGGAACATCGGCGGTGAGGGTCAGTTTTATCTCGGTGCGATCGCGGTCGCCGCAGCCAGTTCGCATCTCCTCGGCGGCCTTGCCCCGGCCGTGCAGATTCCATTGCTCTTGGTCGTGGCTGCGGCGGCTGGCATTGTGTTGCTGCTCGTGCCGCTGTGGCTGCGGCTGCGTTTTTCCGTCGACGAAGTGGTGACCACGCTTCTCCTCAATTTCGTCGCAGTGCTCTTCGTCTCCATGCTGATCGACGGCGTGCTGAAGGACCCGATGGCTTTCGGCTGGCCGCAGTCCCAACCGGTCGCCGACGCCGCCATCCTGCCGAAGCTTCTCGCCCGATCCCGCCTGCATATCGGCCTTGTGATCGCGCTCGCACTCGCCGCCGCCGTCCACCTCCTGCAGTCGCGCACTGTATTCGGCATGCAGTCGCGTGCAGCCGGTCTCAATCCTACCGGGGCGGTCTTCGCGGGCGTACCGCTCGGCCGGACCCTGGTGAAGGTGGCCTGCATTTCGGGCGGGCTCGCCGGACTTGCTGGGGCTCTCGAGGTCATGGGCGTACAAGGCTACGTGACGAAGGATCTCTCGCCGGGCTACGGCTACTCCGGCATTGTCGTCGCCATGCTCGCCAATCTTCATCCGCTAGGCGTGGTGCTGGCAGCCCTCTTCACTGCGATCATGTTCGTGGGGGCCGACGGGATGAGCCGCAGCATGGGTATCCCCTCCTATATAGCCGATGTCACGGTGGCGCTGTCGCTTATCAGCATGCTGGTCGGTGTCTTCTTCACCCAGTACAGGATTCGCCGATGA
- a CDS encoding amidohydrolase family protein, with protein MFDLIIRNANLPDGRESFDIGITGGKIAAIEKSIAATPGETIDATGRLVSPPFCDPHFHMDATLSLGMPRMNVSGTLLEGIALWGELRPLLTKEALIERALRYCDLAVTQGLLYIRSHVDTSDPRLVTAEALLEVKEKVAPYIELQLVAFPQDGYYRAPDGVASLERALDMGVGIVGGIPHFERTMEDGARSVEALCRIAADRGVPVDMHCDETDDPMSRHIETLAAQTVRFGLKGRVAGSHLTSMHSMDNYYVSKLIPLMAEAEINVIPNPLINIMLQGRHDTYPKRRGMTRVRELMAAGLNVSFGHDCVMDPWYSMGSGDMLEVAHMAIHVAQMAGVEDKRKIFDAITVNSAKTMGLAGYGLDVGCKADLVVLQAGDVTEALRLKPNRLFVMKAGKVIARTAPRVGELFLAGRPASVEMARDYVPQVQQR; from the coding sequence ATGTTCGACCTGATCATCCGCAACGCGAATCTTCCGGACGGCCGCGAAAGCTTCGATATCGGCATCACCGGCGGCAAGATCGCAGCCATCGAGAAATCCATCGCCGCGACCCCCGGCGAGACGATCGACGCGACCGGCCGGCTCGTCAGCCCGCCCTTCTGCGATCCGCATTTCCATATGGACGCAACGCTATCGCTCGGCATGCCGCGGATGAACGTCTCTGGGACGCTGCTTGAGGGTATCGCGCTCTGGGGCGAGTTGCGCCCACTACTGACGAAGGAAGCCCTCATCGAACGGGCCCTGCGCTATTGCGACCTCGCCGTCACCCAGGGCCTTCTCTACATTCGCAGCCATGTGGACACCTCCGATCCGCGCTTGGTTACGGCCGAAGCGCTGCTCGAGGTCAAGGAAAAGGTCGCTCCCTACATCGAGCTGCAGCTCGTCGCCTTCCCCCAGGACGGCTATTACCGCGCGCCCGACGGCGTCGCCTCGCTCGAGCGTGCGCTCGACATGGGCGTCGGCATCGTCGGCGGCATTCCGCACTTCGAGCGGACAATGGAAGACGGCGCCCGCTCAGTCGAGGCGTTGTGCCGGATCGCCGCCGACCGTGGCGTGCCGGTCGACATGCACTGTGACGAAACCGACGATCCGATGTCGCGCCACATCGAAACGCTGGCGGCCCAGACGGTACGTTTCGGCCTCAAGGGGCGCGTGGCAGGTTCGCATCTCACCTCAATGCATTCCATGGATAATTACTACGTCTCGAAGCTCATCCCGCTAATGGCTGAGGCGGAGATCAATGTGATCCCCAATCCGCTGATCAACATCATGCTGCAGGGCCGGCATGACACCTATCCGAAACGCCGCGGCATGACGCGGGTTCGGGAGCTCATGGCGGCCGGCCTCAACGTCTCCTTCGGGCATGACTGCGTCATGGATCCTTGGTACTCGATGGGCTCGGGTGACATGCTGGAGGTCGCCCATATGGCAATCCATGTCGCGCAGATGGCCGGCGTCGAAGATAAGCGCAAGATCTTCGACGCGATCACCGTCAATTCAGCGAAGACCATGGGGCTCGCGGGCTACGGCCTCGACGTCGGCTGCAAGGCAGATCTCGTCGTGCTGCAGGCGGGCGACGTCACCGAGGCGTTGAGGCTGAAGCCGAACCGCCTGTTCGTCATGAAGGCGGGCAAGGTCATTGCCAGGACTGCGCCGCGCGTCGGGGAGCTCTTCCTCGCCGGGCGCCCCGCCTCGGTCGAGATGGCGCGCGATTATGTTCCCCAGGTGCAGCAGCGCTGA
- a CDS encoding TetR/AcrR family transcriptional regulator, whose translation MRRSEIRDHLLETALRLFNQHGYHATGVDLIIAEAGVAKTTLYRHFETKEDLILAALERRDEEDRNAMRAFVEQHASDPVERLLVTFDFLETTVRDKQFRGCIFVSAAGEHKDTVNAVFRAAVMHKRLVIAYFEELAHAARFAEPKRIATEINLLHEGAMAVAQMTRIAEPARQAKRMAGQLLAAEERSPSARGEDAGRRTQAS comes from the coding sequence ATGCGCCGTTCGGAAATCCGGGACCACCTGCTCGAAACCGCACTGCGGCTGTTCAACCAGCACGGCTATCACGCGACGGGTGTCGACCTGATCATCGCCGAGGCGGGGGTGGCCAAGACGACGCTTTACCGGCACTTCGAAACCAAGGAAGACCTGATCCTGGCCGCGCTTGAAAGGCGCGACGAGGAGGACCGCAATGCTATGCGTGCCTTCGTCGAGCAGCATGCGAGCGATCCGGTCGAGCGCCTTCTGGTGACGTTCGATTTCCTCGAAACTACGGTCCGCGACAAGCAGTTCCGCGGCTGCATCTTCGTGAGCGCTGCGGGGGAGCATAAGGACACGGTCAATGCCGTGTTCCGCGCTGCAGTGATGCACAAGCGCTTGGTAATCGCCTATTTTGAGGAACTCGCCCATGCGGCGCGGTTTGCGGAGCCGAAGCGGATCGCGACCGAGATCAACCTGCTGCACGAGGGCGCGATGGCCGTCGCACAGATGACCCGCATCGCCGAGCCTGCGCGGCAGGCCAAACGCATGGCAGGCCAGTTGCTCGCGGCGGAAGAGCGGTCTCCGTCAGCCCGGGGAGAGGACGCAGGCCGGCGAACGCAAGCCTCCTGA
- a CDS encoding ABC transporter permease, whose protein sequence is MNAIEFILAGMLAAATPFLLAALGELVVERAGVLNLGVEGLMAFGAVLAFIVVYHGGGHLLGFVAAGLGSAVLSLVFALIALGFRANQVATGLAIGILGQGLSALFGKTYESLTVKGLPRLALPWLSEIPLVGRLFTQDIVVWLSLAATLAIWVMFAYTKVGLVLRATGENPKAAHAIGYSVTAIRFAAVAFGGTMAGFAGAYAAVVYTPLWADGMIAGRGWIAIALVVFGTWLTGRIFLGACLFGAVSLMGLAAQATGLDVPSQVLASLPYLVTIIVLGIISADRRLLKLNGVASLGEPFER, encoded by the coding sequence ATGAACGCCATCGAGTTCATTCTCGCCGGAATGCTCGCGGCTGCGACACCGTTTCTGCTTGCTGCTCTCGGAGAGCTGGTAGTTGAGCGGGCCGGGGTTCTCAACCTCGGCGTCGAGGGCTTGATGGCGTTCGGCGCGGTGCTCGCCTTCATTGTCGTCTATCATGGCGGGGGGCACCTCCTGGGTTTCGTCGCCGCAGGTCTTGGCAGTGCCGTCCTCTCTCTCGTTTTTGCTCTCATCGCGCTCGGATTTCGCGCGAACCAGGTGGCGACAGGCCTTGCCATAGGTATCCTCGGCCAGGGTCTCTCGGCGCTGTTCGGGAAGACCTATGAAAGCCTCACGGTCAAGGGGCTTCCCAGGCTTGCATTGCCATGGCTTTCGGAAATCCCGCTGGTCGGCCGCCTGTTCACTCAGGACATTGTCGTCTGGCTGTCCCTTGCCGCGACCCTCGCCATCTGGGTGATGTTTGCCTACACGAAGGTCGGCCTCGTCCTCCGCGCGACCGGCGAGAACCCGAAAGCGGCTCACGCCATCGGCTATTCGGTCACTGCCATACGCTTCGCCGCCGTTGCCTTTGGCGGAACGATGGCGGGCTTTGCCGGAGCCTATGCGGCCGTTGTCTACACGCCTCTTTGGGCCGACGGGATGATTGCCGGGCGCGGCTGGATCGCAATTGCACTCGTCGTCTTCGGGACATGGCTCACCGGCCGGATCTTCCTGGGGGCATGCCTGTTCGGGGCCGTATCGCTCATGGGCCTCGCAGCCCAGGCGACCGGACTCGATGTTCCATCACAAGTGCTTGCGAGCCTGCCCTATCTCGTCACGATCATCGTACTCGGCATCATTTCGGCAGACCGGCGCCTGCTGAAGTTGAATGGCGTCGCATCGCTCGGCGAACCGTTCGAACGCTAG
- a CDS encoding amidase, with protein sequence MAGDATSLAKAIREGRLTAGEAMEASLAAAGRWEKIGAIAHLDPTLGRAAAEHADIRLRQAPSGRHIAPFLGVPSLAKDLGGPFAGLPVAAGSNLLDRSPAVADDSALAARFRAAGLCFFGLTTVPEMGLALASEPATGPVCRNPLDAARTPGGSSGGAAAAVAAGIVAIAHATDAGGSIRVPAACCGLFGLKATRGAIPAGPSFGNHLGGIASELALCRSARDLAEIFDAAAGHARGPFADPSLAPAPSGPLRVGLLAETGEDYPTDPARSEAVEAAARVLEAEGHSVVSMHWRAFAAAVGASGQALRDIIAVNLASFVGSAGLDAGRAERLTQAFVSHGSRLEATALWATLEAAVRASHAIWCLFGQVDCILTPMLASAPLPIGAFPFDHDDIDLQIRRMTAFAPLAALANITGFPALTLPFGVDRDGLPLPVQITAPMGGDRLLLSLAARLERQGRWQHRFAVAGLMQ encoded by the coding sequence ATGGCCGGCGATGCAACCTCTCTGGCAAAGGCGATCCGAGAGGGCCGCCTCACCGCTGGCGAAGCCATGGAAGCATCCCTGGCTGCGGCCGGCCGGTGGGAAAAAATAGGTGCTATCGCCCATCTCGACCCAACGCTCGGACGGGCGGCGGCGGAACATGCCGACATCCGCCTGCGCCAGGCGCCTAGCGGCAGGCACATTGCGCCGTTTCTCGGTGTTCCGAGTCTCGCCAAGGACCTCGGCGGTCCCTTCGCCGGGCTTCCGGTTGCCGCCGGCTCGAACCTACTCGATCGCAGTCCTGCCGTGGCGGATGACAGCGCGCTGGCGGCCCGGTTTCGTGCCGCCGGTCTTTGCTTCTTCGGGCTGACCACGGTTCCGGAAATGGGCCTGGCGCTGGCAAGCGAGCCGGCGACAGGCCCCGTCTGCCGCAATCCCCTTGATGCCGCCCGAACGCCTGGCGGTTCCTCCGGCGGGGCCGCGGCCGCCGTTGCGGCCGGCATCGTGGCGATCGCCCATGCGACCGACGCCGGCGGATCGATTCGCGTGCCCGCGGCCTGCTGCGGCCTCTTCGGTCTTAAGGCCACTCGCGGTGCCATACCGGCGGGGCCGTCCTTCGGTAATCATCTCGGCGGCATTGCCAGCGAACTGGCGCTATGCCGCTCCGCCCGCGATCTTGCAGAAATCTTCGACGCCGCGGCCGGGCACGCCCGGGGACCGTTTGCCGATCCTTCGCTTGCGCCCGCCCCGTCCGGCCCCCTGCGTGTCGGCCTTCTCGCCGAGACCGGCGAGGACTACCCGACCGATCCGGCACGCAGCGAGGCCGTCGAAGCGGCTGCCCGCGTGCTTGAGGCGGAAGGCCACAGCGTCGTCTCGATGCATTGGCGCGCCTTTGCCGCAGCCGTCGGCGCGAGCGGCCAAGCGCTGCGTGACATCATCGCCGTCAACCTTGCCAGTTTCGTCGGCTCCGCTGGTCTCGATGCCGGGCGTGCCGAACGGCTGACGCAAGCTTTTGTCAGCCATGGATCGCGGCTCGAGGCGACCGCCCTTTGGGCCACGCTCGAGGCCGCCGTCCGTGCAAGCCATGCGATCTGGTGCCTCTTCGGCCAGGTGGACTGCATCTTGACTCCGATGCTTGCGTCGGCACCCCTGCCGATCGGCGCCTTCCCGTTCGACCACGACGACATCGACCTGCAGATCCGGCGCATGACGGCCTTTGCGCCGCTTGCCGCGCTCGCCAACATCACCGGTTTTCCGGCGCTCACGCTTCCCTTCGGCGTTGATCGCGATGGATTGCCGCTGCCGGTGCAGATCACGGCGCCGATGGGGGGCGATCGCCTCCTCCTCAGCCTTGCGGCACGTCTCGAAAGGCAAGGCCGCTGGCAGCATCGCTTTGCCGTCGCGGGACTTATGCAATGA
- a CDS encoding DUF1127 domain-containing protein gives MYLTYVLSKIRAHQRYRRTLRAFTQLNDHLLEDVGITRNEIEVVARRQYDQ, from the coding sequence ATGTATTTGACCTATGTTCTGTCTAAGATCCGCGCCCATCAGCGCTATCGCCGGACCCTTCGCGCGTTCACGCAATTGAACGATCACTTGCTTGAGGATGTCGGCATTACCCGCAACGAAATCGAGGTAGTCGCGCGCCGGCAATACGACCAATGA
- a CDS encoding BMP family protein produces MTRDLMMSRRNVLASGLALGVSAFAPAVRASAPIKVAGIHASPVENAWNSVLHKALQDAAAEGVIEYVFSEGVSGTDYPRAMREYAEQGAKLIIGEAYAVEKQAREVAVDYPETSFVLGSSGKESGDNFGVFGTWNHDGAYLAGMLAGKMTKSNVVGSVGAMPIPEVNMLINAFAAGVKAVNPNAKHLVTFIGTFFDPPKAREAGLAQIDAGADILFGERIGTADAAKERNIKSVGSLIDYTPRYPDTVFANALWGFRPILSAAIADVAAGKPVGKDYTAFGLLREGGSDVAYVKGVAPAEAESAMEAKRAEIKSGAFEVPRITDEPK; encoded by the coding sequence ATGACGAGAGATCTGATGATGAGCCGGCGCAATGTGCTTGCGTCGGGCTTGGCGCTAGGCGTGAGCGCTTTCGCGCCGGCCGTCCGCGCCAGCGCGCCGATAAAGGTGGCTGGTATCCACGCCTCCCCGGTCGAGAACGCCTGGAATTCGGTCTTGCATAAGGCACTGCAGGATGCGGCCGCCGAAGGCGTGATCGAATATGTCTTCTCCGAGGGCGTTTCGGGCACGGACTATCCCCGCGCTATGCGCGAATATGCCGAACAGGGCGCAAAACTCATCATCGGTGAAGCCTATGCCGTCGAGAAACAGGCCCGCGAAGTGGCCGTCGACTATCCGGAGACCTCCTTCGTCCTCGGTTCGAGCGGCAAGGAATCCGGCGACAACTTCGGCGTTTTCGGCACTTGGAACCATGACGGCGCCTATCTGGCCGGCATGCTCGCCGGCAAGATGACGAAGTCGAACGTCGTCGGCTCCGTCGGCGCCATGCCCATCCCCGAAGTCAACATGCTGATCAATGCCTTCGCCGCAGGCGTGAAGGCCGTCAATCCGAACGCCAAGCACCTTGTCACCTTCATTGGCACCTTCTTCGACCCCCCGAAGGCGCGTGAAGCCGGCCTCGCCCAGATTGACGCCGGCGCCGACATCCTCTTCGGCGAGCGCATCGGCACGGCTGACGCGGCCAAGGAACGCAACATCAAGTCCGTGGGCTCGCTGATCGACTACACGCCGCGCTATCCCGATACGGTCTTCGCCAATGCTCTGTGGGGCTTCCGCCCAATCCTCAGCGCCGCGATCGCCGACGTGGCCGCCGGCAAGCCGGTCGGCAAGGACTACACCGCCTTCGGCCTACTCAGGGAAGGCGGCAGTGACGTGGCCTATGTGAAGGGCGTAGCCCCGGCGGAGGCCGAATCGGCCATGGAAGCCAAACGTGCCGAGATCAAATCCGGCGCCTTCGAGGTTCCGCGCATCACGGACGAGCCGAAGTAA
- a CDS encoding ABC transporter ATP-binding protein encodes MTNAVLDISGVSKRFGDNLANDDISLSLGRGEIVALLGENGAGKTTLMSILFGHYVPDSGKVLIDGQELPPGKPRAAIRAGIGMVHQHFSLAANLTVLENVMAGTERLWRLRSDTDAARQKLEGISTRFGLIVDPDARLGDLSVGEQQRVEILKALYNDARILVLDEPTAVLTNLEAERLFRTLKGMAREGLSLIFISHKLDEVMAAADRIIVLRGGRKVAERLAKETNKAELAELMIGRKVARPVREPSTPGDVVLRVTDVSVSIDGVERLKSINFSLRAGEILGVIGVSGNGQATLAHLLSGTVRRDTGDLVLFGEPVGDLSVQDAVQAGIGRIPEDRNKEGVIGEMAIWENAVLERLPWFSRHGLVDRSAGQAFARKIIDAFDVRGGKPSTRTRVLSGGNMQKLILGRNLIDRPRILLAAQPARGLDEGAVAAVHDRLLQARRDGTAVLLVSEDLEEVMALADRIHAIVNGRLSPAVAADKVNSTKLGLMMAGEWSEEHEISHAL; translated from the coding sequence ATGACCAACGCCGTTCTCGACATCTCGGGCGTCAGTAAGCGCTTCGGCGACAATCTGGCCAATGACGACATCTCGTTGAGCCTTGGAAGAGGTGAGATCGTCGCCCTCCTCGGGGAAAACGGCGCCGGCAAAACCACACTGATGAGCATCCTGTTCGGCCATTATGTGCCGGACAGTGGCAAAGTGCTGATCGACGGACAGGAATTGCCACCCGGCAAGCCGCGCGCTGCGATCCGCGCCGGCATCGGCATGGTTCACCAGCATTTCTCGCTCGCCGCCAACCTGACGGTGCTGGAAAACGTCATGGCCGGCACAGAACGCCTATGGCGCCTTCGATCCGACACGGACGCGGCGCGACAGAAGCTTGAGGGCATCAGCACGCGGTTCGGCCTGATCGTGGACCCGGACGCGCGCCTTGGCGACCTCTCGGTCGGCGAACAGCAACGCGTCGAGATCCTGAAGGCACTCTACAATGATGCGCGCATCCTGGTGCTCGACGAGCCGACGGCTGTACTGACCAATCTGGAGGCCGAGCGGCTTTTCCGCACGCTGAAGGGCATGGCGCGCGAGGGCCTTTCGTTGATCTTCATCTCGCACAAGCTCGACGAGGTCATGGCCGCCGCCGACAGGATCATCGTGTTACGCGGCGGCCGCAAGGTCGCCGAGCGTCTGGCGAAGGAGACGAACAAGGCCGAGCTTGCCGAACTGATGATCGGCCGCAAGGTCGCCCGGCCGGTGCGCGAGCCGTCGACGCCCGGGGATGTCGTGCTCAGGGTCACTGACGTCAGCGTCAGTATCGACGGAGTGGAGCGGTTGAAATCGATCAATTTCAGCCTACGCGCCGGCGAGATCCTCGGCGTCATCGGTGTATCCGGCAACGGCCAGGCGACACTGGCGCATCTGCTGTCAGGTACGGTCCGGCGCGACACGGGCGACCTCGTATTGTTCGGCGAGCCTGTCGGCGACCTGTCGGTGCAAGACGCAGTCCAGGCAGGGATCGGCCGCATTCCGGAAGACCGCAACAAGGAAGGTGTGATCGGCGAAATGGCCATATGGGAGAACGCGGTGCTCGAGCGCCTTCCATGGTTTTCGCGCCATGGTCTCGTCGACAGGTCGGCAGGCCAGGCATTCGCCCGCAAGATCATCGATGCCTTCGATGTGCGCGGAGGCAAGCCTTCGACGCGCACCCGCGTGCTTTCGGGCGGCAACATGCAGAAACTCATCCTCGGCCGCAATCTGATCGACCGCCCGCGCATCCTGCTGGCGGCGCAGCCGGCGCGAGGTCTCGACGAGGGGGCGGTCGCCGCGGTGCACGACCGCCTGCTCCAAGCAAGACGCGACGGGACCGCGGTGCTCCTGGTCTCCGAGGACCTGGAGGAAGTCATGGCGCTCGCCGACCGCATTCACGCCATCGTCAACGGCCGGCTTTCGCCTGCGGTCGCGGCGGACAAGGTCAACTCCACGAAACTCGGCCTGATGATGGCCGGCGAATGGAGCGAGGAGCACGAGATTTCCCATGCGCTTTGA
- a CDS encoding YkgB family protein, whose product MPHVPNRSAASHPRAQARAVSLDLAEHHGRTVSAAGLYISLVVIYGWFGGMKFTAYEAEGLIGLVGNSPLLSWTYSLFSVRDFSSLLGFLELGIGALIAARLVNPVYSLVGGLLSAGLFATTLSFMVTTPGVTVPELGFPAISVAAGQFLLKDIGLLALSLWIAVDSLAALRSTKA is encoded by the coding sequence ATGCCTCATGTTCCTAACCGCAGCGCCGCGTCCCATCCGCGCGCGCAGGCTCGCGCCGTTTCCCTCGATCTGGCCGAGCACCACGGCCGGACCGTCAGTGCGGCTGGGCTCTATATATCGCTGGTCGTGATCTATGGCTGGTTCGGCGGTATGAAGTTCACCGCTTATGAAGCGGAAGGGCTGATCGGCCTGGTCGGCAACAGTCCGTTGTTGAGCTGGACCTATTCGCTCTTCAGCGTAAGGGACTTCTCAAGCCTTCTCGGCTTCCTCGAACTCGGCATCGGCGCCCTGATCGCGGCACGGCTCGTCAACCCGGTTTACTCGCTCGTCGGCGGTTTGCTCTCGGCCGGGCTGTTCGCGACCACGCTCAGCTTCATGGTGACGACCCCGGGAGTTACCGTGCCGGAGCTCGGCTTTCCGGCGATTTCGGTCGCTGCCGGTCAGTTCCTGCTCAAGGACATCGGCCTGCTCGCCCTCTCCCTCTGGATTGCCGTCGACTCGCTTGCGGCGCTCCGCTCAACCAAGGCCTGA
- a CDS encoding ABC transporter permease gives MNVVIDIFASAGLWAAVLRIATPLILGTLGALLCERSGVLNLGIEGIMTFGAMIGWLAVYNGADLWTGLLVAALSGGVFGLLHAALTVTLGLSQHVSGLGVTLFASSFSYYVFRLLVPVAGTPPTIDPFQPIVVPALSSLPFIGPALFTQTPPTYVAIMLALVLGYVLFRTPLGLAIRMAGENPHAAESQGINPMTMRYGAVIAGSALMGVAGAFLTLSAFNSFFPTMVQGRGWICIALVVFASWRPGRALIGALLFALFDGFQLRLQTVLNGVVPYQIFLMIPYLLSIAALALMARRARVPQALMQPYRRGER, from the coding sequence ATGAACGTCGTGATCGACATCTTCGCTTCAGCAGGTCTCTGGGCTGCCGTCTTGCGCATCGCCACGCCGCTGATCCTCGGCACGCTTGGCGCGCTCTTGTGTGAGCGCTCGGGCGTCCTCAATCTCGGCATAGAGGGCATCATGACCTTCGGCGCGATGATCGGCTGGCTCGCCGTCTATAATGGCGCCGATCTGTGGACCGGCCTGCTGGTCGCGGCCCTCTCCGGCGGAGTCTTCGGCCTGCTGCATGCGGCGCTGACCGTCACGCTCGGTCTGTCTCAGCATGTTTCCGGCCTCGGCGTCACGCTTTTCGCTTCGAGCTTCAGCTATTACGTCTTCCGGCTGCTGGTGCCGGTGGCAGGCACGCCGCCCACGATCGATCCCTTCCAGCCGATTGTCGTGCCGGCGCTTTCCTCTCTCCCATTCATCGGTCCGGCGCTCTTCACGCAGACGCCGCCGACCTATGTGGCGATCATGCTCGCGCTGGTGCTCGGCTACGTGCTCTTCCGCACCCCGCTTGGGCTGGCAATCCGTATGGCGGGGGAAAATCCGCATGCCGCCGAGTCACAGGGGATCAACCCGATGACGATGCGCTACGGCGCCGTCATCGCCGGCAGCGCGCTAATGGGTGTCGCCGGCGCCTTCCTGACGCTCTCGGCCTTCAACAGCTTCTTCCCGACGATGGTGCAAGGACGCGGCTGGATCTGCATTGCGCTCGTCGTTTTCGCCTCCTGGCGGCCCGGACGCGCTCTGATCGGCGCGTTGCTGTTCGCCTTGTTCGACGGCTTTCAACTTCGACTACAGACGGTGCTGAACGGAGTTGTCCCGTACCAGATCTTCCTGATGATCCCCTATCTATTGTCGATCGCGGCGCTGGCACTGATGGCGCGGCGCGCCCGCGTCCCGCAGGCCCTGATGCAACCCTACCGGCGCGGCGAGCGCTGA
- a CDS encoding ABC transporter permease, translating to MSAFSAAFLPTLVRRERASLAATLLAPPVALAVATVLNIGLYVLMGRDPVAVVYAMLFEPFLSWASFSEVLLKTGPLLLIAQGLAIGFRTKVFNIGAEGQFILGAIFASAIPIWFPQATGQWIWPMMLLLGVLGGVLWASITAIWRVRLNANEILVSLMLSLVAAQLLNYLLLGPWKDPNGFNFPQSVMFQYDAMVPVLIAGTRVNVSLPLTLALSIAAWLFMQKSFLGYKLQVGGLAPRAAGYAGFSEGWAIWLSLLIGGGAAGLAGAAEVAGPLGQLQRSISTGYGYAAIIVAYLGGLHPIGIIASALFMAALYIGGDNAMVSANLPIAAVRVFQGSLLLAYLIAIAFVRYRLEWHRPIYRSQP from the coding sequence ATGAGCGCTTTCTCCGCGGCCTTCCTTCCCACTCTCGTCCGCCGCGAGCGCGCCTCGCTTGCCGCGACACTGCTTGCGCCTCCCGTCGCCCTGGCCGTGGCGACCGTCCTCAATATCGGGCTCTACGTCCTGATGGGCCGCGATCCCGTCGCCGTCGTCTATGCCATGCTTTTCGAGCCGTTCCTGTCCTGGGCGTCCTTCTCGGAGGTGCTGCTGAAGACGGGCCCCCTCCTCCTCATCGCACAGGGGCTCGCGATCGGCTTTCGCACGAAGGTCTTCAACATCGGCGCCGAGGGCCAGTTCATCCTGGGCGCGATTTTCGCCTCGGCCATTCCCATCTGGTTTCCGCAGGCGACAGGCCAGTGGATCTGGCCGATGATGCTGTTGCTGGGTGTCCTCGGCGGCGTCCTCTGGGCATCCATCACGGCCATCTGGCGCGTGAGGCTCAATGCAAACGAAATCCTCGTATCCCTGATGCTGAGCCTCGTTGCCGCGCAGCTTCTCAACTACCTGCTCCTCGGCCCCTGGAAGGATCCCAACGGCTTCAATTTCCCCCAGTCGGTGATGTTCCAGTATGATGCAATGGTGCCGGTTCTGATCGCAGGCACCCGTGTCAACGTCTCGCTTCCCCTGACACTCGCCCTGTCGATTGCGGCATGGCTCTTCATGCAGAAGAGCTTCCTCGGCTACAAGCTCCAGGTTGGCGGCCTTGCGCCACGTGCCGCCGGCTACGCCGGGTTCAGCGAAGGCTGGGCGATCTGGCTTTCCCTTCTCATCGGCGGCGGCGCCGCCGGCCTCGCTGGTGCAGCCGAGGTTGCCGGTCCCCTCGGCCAGTTGCAGCGCTCGATCTCGACTGGTTATGGTTATGCAGCCATTATCGTTGCCTATCTCGGCGGCCTGCATCCGATCGGCATCATTGCTTCCGCTCTGTTCATGGCGGCCCTCTACATCGGGGGGGATAATGCCATGGTGTCGGCAAATCTGCCGATCGCCGCGGTCCGCGTCTTTCAGGGCAGCCTGCTGCTCGCCTATCTCATCGCAATCGCCTTCGTGCGATACCGTCTCGAATGGCACCGTCCCATCTACCGGAGCCAGCCATGA